The following proteins come from a genomic window of Zonotrichia albicollis isolate bZonAlb1 chromosome 12, bZonAlb1.hap1, whole genome shotgun sequence:
- the NR2C2 gene encoding nuclear receptor subfamily 2 group C member 2 isoform X1, with the protein MATNMEVLAQQVVETQQVAEVPTVQTSLSESPVMTSPSQRIQIISTDSSVASPQRIQIVTDQQTGQKIQIVTAVDSAVSPKQQFILASPDGTGAGKVILAAPETSNAKQLIFTTTDNIVPGRIQIVTDSASVERLLGKTDVQRPQVVEYCVVCGDKASGRHYGAVSCEGCKGFFKRSVRKNLTYSCRSNQDCIINKHHRNRCQFCRLKKCLEMGMKMESVQSERKPFDVQREKPTNCAASTEKIYIRKDLRSPLIATPTFVADKDGTRSASLLDPGMLVNIQQPLIRDDGTVLLAADSKAETSQGALGTLANVVTSLANLSESLNNGDTSEVQQEEQSASEITRAFDTLAKALNTTDGTTAHNLADGMDPTGGGNIHVISRDQSTPIIEVEGPLLTDTHVTFKLTMPSPMPEYLNVHYICESASRLLFLSMHWARSIPAFQALGQDCNTSLVRACWNELFTLGLAQCAQVMSLSTILGAIVNHLQNSIQEDKLSGDRIKQVMEHIWKLQEFCNSMAKLDIDGYEYAYLKAIVLFSPDHPGLTSSTQIEKFQEKAQMELQDYVQKTYPEDTYRLARILVRLPALRLMSSSITEELFFTGLIGNVPIDSIIPYILKMETAEYNGQITGTSA; encoded by the exons GTGCCGACTGTTCAGACTTCGTTATCTGAATCTCCAGTGATGACCAGCCCTTCTCAGCGTATCCAGATAATTTCCACAGACTCCTCTGTAGCTTCACCACAACGCATTCAG ATTGTGACAGATCAGCAAACAGGTCAGAAAATTCAAATAGTGACAGCAGTGGATTCAGCTGTGTCTCCAAAGCAACAGTTCATTTTAGCTAGTCCAGATGGAACTGGTGCAGGAAAGGTGATCCTGGCAGCACCTGAGACATCTAATGCCAAGCAGCTTATCTTTACCACCACAGACAACATTGTGCCAGGCAGAATTCAG ATAGTGACTGACTCTGCTTCAGTGGAACGTCTGCTAGGAAAAACTGATGTTCAGCGGCCCCAGGTAGTAGAATATTGTGTAGTCTGTGGTGATAAAGCATCAG GTCGTCACTATGGTGCTGTCAGTTGTGAGGGATGCAAAGGTTTCTTTAAAAGGAGTGTAAGGAAGAATTTGACCTACAGTTGTCGTAGCAACCAGGACTGTATCATCAATAAACACCATCGGAATCGATGCCAGTTTTGTAGGCTTAAGAAATGTCTAGAGATGGGCATGAAAATGGAAT CGGTTCAAAGTGAAAGAAAGCCTTTTGATGTGCAACGTGAAAAACCAACCAACTGTGCAGCTTCTACTGAAAAAATCTATATAAGAAAAGATCTTCGAAGCCCTCTAATAGCAACTCCAACATTTGTGGCAGATAAAGATGGGACACG GTCAGCCAGTCTTCTTGATCCAGGAATGCTCGTGAATATTCAGCAACCTTTGATCAGGGATGATGGTACAGTCCTCCTAGCTGCTGATTCCAAG GCTGAAACAAGCCAGGGTGCCTTAGGAACACTAGCAAATGTTGTAACATCTCTTGCTAATCTCAGTGAGTCACTAAATAATGGAGATACTTCTGAAGTTCAACAAGAAGAGCAATCTGCAAGTGAGATTACACG GGCATTTGATACTTTGGCTAAAGCACTTAATACCACAGATGGTACAACAGCTCATAACTTGGCAGATGGGATGGATCCTACAGGAGGAGGGAATATTCATGTAATCAGTAGAGATCAGTCAACACCAATTATTGAAGTGGAAGGACCCCTACTTACAGATACACATGTCACATTTAAG CTGACAATGCCCAGTCCGATGCCAGAGTACCTTAATGTACACTACATCTGTGAGTCAGCATCAcgactccttttcctctctatGCACTGGGCTAGGTCCATACCTGCGTTTCAAGCTCTTGG GCAGGACTGTAATACGAGCCTTGTGCGTGCCTGCTGGAATGAACTGTTTACCTTAGGGCTGGCACAGTGTGCACAGGTGATGAGTCTGTCCACTATCCTGGGAGCAATTGTCAACCACCTCCAGAACAGCATACAAGAAG ATAAACTTTCTGGCGACAGAATAAAGCAAGTCATGGAACACATCTGGAAACTTCAGGAGTTCTGTAACAGCATGGCCAAGCTTGATATTGATGGATATGAATATGCATACCTTAAAGCTATAGTCCTTTTTAGCCCTG aTCACCCTGGTCTGACCAGTTCAACCCAAATAGAAAAATTCCAGGAGAAGGCACAGATGGAATTGCAGGACTATGTACAAAAAACCTATCCAGAAGATACTTATAG GCTAGCCCGGATCCTAGTTCGCCTGCCAGCACTTAGGCTGATGAGCTCTAGCATCACTGAGGAACTGTTTTTCACAGGTCTCATTGGAAACGTTCCCATTGACAGCATAATCCCCTACATTCTCAAAATGGAAACAGCAGAATATAATGGACAAATAACTGGCACATCTGCATAG
- the NR2C2 gene encoding nuclear receptor subfamily 2 group C member 2 isoform X4 — translation MATNMEVLAQQVVETQQVAEVPTVQTSLSESPVMTSPSQRIQIISTDSSVASPQRIQIVTDQQTGQKIQIVTAVDSAVSPKQQFILASPDGTGAGKVILAAPETSNAKQLIFTTTDNIVPGRIQIVTDSASVERLLGKTDVQRPQVVEYCVVCGDKASGRHYGAVSCEGCKGFFKRSVRKNLTYSCRSNQDCIINKHHRNRCQFCRLKKCLEMGMKMESVQSERKPFDVQREKPTNCAASTEKIYIRKDLRSPLIATPTFVADKDGTRSASLLDPGMLVNIQQPLIRDDGTVLLAADSKAETSQGALGTLANVVTSLANLSESLNNGDTSEVQQEEQSASEITRAFDTLAKALNTTDGTTAHNLADGMDPTGGGNIHVISRDQSTPIIEVEGPLLTDTHVTFKLTMPSPMPEYLNVHYICESASRLLFLSMHWARSIPAFQALGQDCNTSLVRACWNELFTLGLAQCAQVMSLSTILGAIVNHLQNSIQEG, via the exons GTGCCGACTGTTCAGACTTCGTTATCTGAATCTCCAGTGATGACCAGCCCTTCTCAGCGTATCCAGATAATTTCCACAGACTCCTCTGTAGCTTCACCACAACGCATTCAG ATTGTGACAGATCAGCAAACAGGTCAGAAAATTCAAATAGTGACAGCAGTGGATTCAGCTGTGTCTCCAAAGCAACAGTTCATTTTAGCTAGTCCAGATGGAACTGGTGCAGGAAAGGTGATCCTGGCAGCACCTGAGACATCTAATGCCAAGCAGCTTATCTTTACCACCACAGACAACATTGTGCCAGGCAGAATTCAG ATAGTGACTGACTCTGCTTCAGTGGAACGTCTGCTAGGAAAAACTGATGTTCAGCGGCCCCAGGTAGTAGAATATTGTGTAGTCTGTGGTGATAAAGCATCAG GTCGTCACTATGGTGCTGTCAGTTGTGAGGGATGCAAAGGTTTCTTTAAAAGGAGTGTAAGGAAGAATTTGACCTACAGTTGTCGTAGCAACCAGGACTGTATCATCAATAAACACCATCGGAATCGATGCCAGTTTTGTAGGCTTAAGAAATGTCTAGAGATGGGCATGAAAATGGAAT CGGTTCAAAGTGAAAGAAAGCCTTTTGATGTGCAACGTGAAAAACCAACCAACTGTGCAGCTTCTACTGAAAAAATCTATATAAGAAAAGATCTTCGAAGCCCTCTAATAGCAACTCCAACATTTGTGGCAGATAAAGATGGGACACG GTCAGCCAGTCTTCTTGATCCAGGAATGCTCGTGAATATTCAGCAACCTTTGATCAGGGATGATGGTACAGTCCTCCTAGCTGCTGATTCCAAG GCTGAAACAAGCCAGGGTGCCTTAGGAACACTAGCAAATGTTGTAACATCTCTTGCTAATCTCAGTGAGTCACTAAATAATGGAGATACTTCTGAAGTTCAACAAGAAGAGCAATCTGCAAGTGAGATTACACG GGCATTTGATACTTTGGCTAAAGCACTTAATACCACAGATGGTACAACAGCTCATAACTTGGCAGATGGGATGGATCCTACAGGAGGAGGGAATATTCATGTAATCAGTAGAGATCAGTCAACACCAATTATTGAAGTGGAAGGACCCCTACTTACAGATACACATGTCACATTTAAG CTGACAATGCCCAGTCCGATGCCAGAGTACCTTAATGTACACTACATCTGTGAGTCAGCATCAcgactccttttcctctctatGCACTGGGCTAGGTCCATACCTGCGTTTCAAGCTCTTGG GCAGGACTGTAATACGAGCCTTGTGCGTGCCTGCTGGAATGAACTGTTTACCTTAGGGCTGGCACAGTGTGCACAGGTGATGAGTCTGTCCACTATCCTGGGAGCAATTGTCAACCACCTCCAGAACAGCATACAAGAAG GCTAG
- the NR2C2 gene encoding nuclear receptor subfamily 2 group C member 2 isoform X3, protein MATNMEVLAQQVVETQQVAEVPTVQTSLSESPVMTSPSQRIQIISTDSSVASPQRIQIVTDQQTGQKIQIVTAVDSAVSPKQQFILASPDGTGAGKVILAAPETSNAKQLIFTTTDNIVPGRIQIVTDSASVERLLGKTDVQRPQVVEYCVVCGDKASGRHYGAVSCEGCKGFFKRSVRKNLTYSCRSNQDCIINKHHRNRCQFCRLKKCLEMGMKMESVQSERKPFDVQREKPTNCAASTEKIYIRKDLRSPLIATPTFVADKDGTRSASLLDPGMLVNIQQPLIRDDGTVLLAADSKAETSQGALGTLANVVTSLANLSESLNNGDTSEVQQEEQSASEITRAFDTLAKALNTTDGTTAHNLADGMDPTGGGNIHVISRDQSTPIIEVEGPLLTDTHVTFKLTMPSPMPEYLNVHYICESASRLLFLSMHWARSIPAFQALGQDCNTSLVRACWNELFTLGLAQCAQVMSLSTILGAIVNHLQNSIQEDKLSGDRIKQVMEHIWKLQEFCNSMAKLDIDGYEYAYLKAIVLFSPG, encoded by the exons GTGCCGACTGTTCAGACTTCGTTATCTGAATCTCCAGTGATGACCAGCCCTTCTCAGCGTATCCAGATAATTTCCACAGACTCCTCTGTAGCTTCACCACAACGCATTCAG ATTGTGACAGATCAGCAAACAGGTCAGAAAATTCAAATAGTGACAGCAGTGGATTCAGCTGTGTCTCCAAAGCAACAGTTCATTTTAGCTAGTCCAGATGGAACTGGTGCAGGAAAGGTGATCCTGGCAGCACCTGAGACATCTAATGCCAAGCAGCTTATCTTTACCACCACAGACAACATTGTGCCAGGCAGAATTCAG ATAGTGACTGACTCTGCTTCAGTGGAACGTCTGCTAGGAAAAACTGATGTTCAGCGGCCCCAGGTAGTAGAATATTGTGTAGTCTGTGGTGATAAAGCATCAG GTCGTCACTATGGTGCTGTCAGTTGTGAGGGATGCAAAGGTTTCTTTAAAAGGAGTGTAAGGAAGAATTTGACCTACAGTTGTCGTAGCAACCAGGACTGTATCATCAATAAACACCATCGGAATCGATGCCAGTTTTGTAGGCTTAAGAAATGTCTAGAGATGGGCATGAAAATGGAAT CGGTTCAAAGTGAAAGAAAGCCTTTTGATGTGCAACGTGAAAAACCAACCAACTGTGCAGCTTCTACTGAAAAAATCTATATAAGAAAAGATCTTCGAAGCCCTCTAATAGCAACTCCAACATTTGTGGCAGATAAAGATGGGACACG GTCAGCCAGTCTTCTTGATCCAGGAATGCTCGTGAATATTCAGCAACCTTTGATCAGGGATGATGGTACAGTCCTCCTAGCTGCTGATTCCAAG GCTGAAACAAGCCAGGGTGCCTTAGGAACACTAGCAAATGTTGTAACATCTCTTGCTAATCTCAGTGAGTCACTAAATAATGGAGATACTTCTGAAGTTCAACAAGAAGAGCAATCTGCAAGTGAGATTACACG GGCATTTGATACTTTGGCTAAAGCACTTAATACCACAGATGGTACAACAGCTCATAACTTGGCAGATGGGATGGATCCTACAGGAGGAGGGAATATTCATGTAATCAGTAGAGATCAGTCAACACCAATTATTGAAGTGGAAGGACCCCTACTTACAGATACACATGTCACATTTAAG CTGACAATGCCCAGTCCGATGCCAGAGTACCTTAATGTACACTACATCTGTGAGTCAGCATCAcgactccttttcctctctatGCACTGGGCTAGGTCCATACCTGCGTTTCAAGCTCTTGG GCAGGACTGTAATACGAGCCTTGTGCGTGCCTGCTGGAATGAACTGTTTACCTTAGGGCTGGCACAGTGTGCACAGGTGATGAGTCTGTCCACTATCCTGGGAGCAATTGTCAACCACCTCCAGAACAGCATACAAGAAG ATAAACTTTCTGGCGACAGAATAAAGCAAGTCATGGAACACATCTGGAAACTTCAGGAGTTCTGTAACAGCATGGCCAAGCTTGATATTGATGGATATGAATATGCATACCTTAAAGCTATAGTCCTTTTTAGCCCTG GCTAG
- the NR2C2 gene encoding nuclear receptor subfamily 2 group C member 2 isoform X2 — MTSPSQRIQIISTDSSVASPQRIQIVTDQQTGQKIQIVTAVDSAVSPKQQFILASPDGTGAGKVILAAPETSNAKQLIFTTTDNIVPGRIQIVTDSASVERLLGKTDVQRPQVVEYCVVCGDKASGRHYGAVSCEGCKGFFKRSVRKNLTYSCRSNQDCIINKHHRNRCQFCRLKKCLEMGMKMESVQSERKPFDVQREKPTNCAASTEKIYIRKDLRSPLIATPTFVADKDGTRSASLLDPGMLVNIQQPLIRDDGTVLLAADSKAETSQGALGTLANVVTSLANLSESLNNGDTSEVQQEEQSASEITRAFDTLAKALNTTDGTTAHNLADGMDPTGGGNIHVISRDQSTPIIEVEGPLLTDTHVTFKLTMPSPMPEYLNVHYICESASRLLFLSMHWARSIPAFQALGQDCNTSLVRACWNELFTLGLAQCAQVMSLSTILGAIVNHLQNSIQEDKLSGDRIKQVMEHIWKLQEFCNSMAKLDIDGYEYAYLKAIVLFSPDHPGLTSSTQIEKFQEKAQMELQDYVQKTYPEDTYRLARILVRLPALRLMSSSITEELFFTGLIGNVPIDSIIPYILKMETAEYNGQITGTSA; from the exons ATGACCAGCCCTTCTCAGCGTATCCAGATAATTTCCACAGACTCCTCTGTAGCTTCACCACAACGCATTCAG ATTGTGACAGATCAGCAAACAGGTCAGAAAATTCAAATAGTGACAGCAGTGGATTCAGCTGTGTCTCCAAAGCAACAGTTCATTTTAGCTAGTCCAGATGGAACTGGTGCAGGAAAGGTGATCCTGGCAGCACCTGAGACATCTAATGCCAAGCAGCTTATCTTTACCACCACAGACAACATTGTGCCAGGCAGAATTCAG ATAGTGACTGACTCTGCTTCAGTGGAACGTCTGCTAGGAAAAACTGATGTTCAGCGGCCCCAGGTAGTAGAATATTGTGTAGTCTGTGGTGATAAAGCATCAG GTCGTCACTATGGTGCTGTCAGTTGTGAGGGATGCAAAGGTTTCTTTAAAAGGAGTGTAAGGAAGAATTTGACCTACAGTTGTCGTAGCAACCAGGACTGTATCATCAATAAACACCATCGGAATCGATGCCAGTTTTGTAGGCTTAAGAAATGTCTAGAGATGGGCATGAAAATGGAAT CGGTTCAAAGTGAAAGAAAGCCTTTTGATGTGCAACGTGAAAAACCAACCAACTGTGCAGCTTCTACTGAAAAAATCTATATAAGAAAAGATCTTCGAAGCCCTCTAATAGCAACTCCAACATTTGTGGCAGATAAAGATGGGACACG GTCAGCCAGTCTTCTTGATCCAGGAATGCTCGTGAATATTCAGCAACCTTTGATCAGGGATGATGGTACAGTCCTCCTAGCTGCTGATTCCAAG GCTGAAACAAGCCAGGGTGCCTTAGGAACACTAGCAAATGTTGTAACATCTCTTGCTAATCTCAGTGAGTCACTAAATAATGGAGATACTTCTGAAGTTCAACAAGAAGAGCAATCTGCAAGTGAGATTACACG GGCATTTGATACTTTGGCTAAAGCACTTAATACCACAGATGGTACAACAGCTCATAACTTGGCAGATGGGATGGATCCTACAGGAGGAGGGAATATTCATGTAATCAGTAGAGATCAGTCAACACCAATTATTGAAGTGGAAGGACCCCTACTTACAGATACACATGTCACATTTAAG CTGACAATGCCCAGTCCGATGCCAGAGTACCTTAATGTACACTACATCTGTGAGTCAGCATCAcgactccttttcctctctatGCACTGGGCTAGGTCCATACCTGCGTTTCAAGCTCTTGG GCAGGACTGTAATACGAGCCTTGTGCGTGCCTGCTGGAATGAACTGTTTACCTTAGGGCTGGCACAGTGTGCACAGGTGATGAGTCTGTCCACTATCCTGGGAGCAATTGTCAACCACCTCCAGAACAGCATACAAGAAG ATAAACTTTCTGGCGACAGAATAAAGCAAGTCATGGAACACATCTGGAAACTTCAGGAGTTCTGTAACAGCATGGCCAAGCTTGATATTGATGGATATGAATATGCATACCTTAAAGCTATAGTCCTTTTTAGCCCTG aTCACCCTGGTCTGACCAGTTCAACCCAAATAGAAAAATTCCAGGAGAAGGCACAGATGGAATTGCAGGACTATGTACAAAAAACCTATCCAGAAGATACTTATAG GCTAGCCCGGATCCTAGTTCGCCTGCCAGCACTTAGGCTGATGAGCTCTAGCATCACTGAGGAACTGTTTTTCACAGGTCTCATTGGAAACGTTCCCATTGACAGCATAATCCCCTACATTCTCAAAATGGAAACAGCAGAATATAATGGACAAATAACTGGCACATCTGCATAG
- the MRPS25 gene encoding small ribosomal subunit protein mS25 gives MPMKGRFPVRRTLQYLSQGDVVFKSSVKVMTVNYNTAGELSEGARKFVFFNIPQIQYKNPWVQIMLFRNMTPSPFLRFYLDSGEQVLVDVEDKTNREITEHIKKILGKSKEMLDKEERERKKLSHPATFGPKKYHLRECMCEIEGQVPCPAFVPLPKEMRGKYKGAMKNEA, from the exons ATGCCGATGAAGGGCCGCTTCCCGGTGCGCCGGACCCTGCAGTACCTCAGCCAGGGCGACGTCGTGTTCAAGAGCTCGGTGAAGGTGATGACCGTGAACTACAACACGGCTGGAGAACTGAGCGAAGGCGCAAG AAAGTTCGTGTTTTTCAACATCCCCCAGATCCAGTACAAGAACCCCTGGGTGCAGATCATGCTGTTCAGGAACATGACTCCCTCGCCCTTTCTCCGGTTCTACCTGG ACAGTGGAGAACAAGTTTTGGTAGACGTGGAAGATAAAACCAACAGAGAGATAACagagcacattaaaaaaatcctggggaaaagCAA AGAAATGCTTgataaagaagaaagagaaaggaaaaaactatCACATCCAGCAACCTTTGGGCCCAAGAAGTATCATCTGCGAGAATGCATGTGTGAGATTGAAGGCCAAGTTCCCTGTCCTGCTTTTGTACCATTGCCCAAAGAGATGAGGGGAAAATACAAAGGTGCCATGAAAAATGAGGCATGA